A segment of the Symmachiella macrocystis genome:
CGTTTGCCGAATGCGCAAAGCGACGACAATCTGCTTGCTGCCGGAACCACAGCGGAACGGTTGCGGGGCGATGTGCTTTACGATGCATTGTTCATGGCAACGGGACTGCCGAACGTGAAGGGGGAACAGAAAGCTGCGACCAAGGCGTTTCGTTTCCCCCCACCGCCGAAAAGCACGCGGGAATTAGTCGTCGAAGCCTTTGCCGCCGACCCCTCGCTGCCCGAAGAAGAACAACCCCGCACCATGGGACAAGCGATGTTCCTGATGAACAACACACAACTGCAGGCACAAATCAACGCCGACCCGGAGAGCGGCACACAATTGAGCCGGCTGTTGATCACCTATCCCAAGAACCGGGCCGCCATTGAGCAACTGTTTCTGCAGGTCTTAGCCCGCCAACCCACAGAACGAGAAACCACCATCGCCGCAAAGCACATCAAGAAGGTCGGCAACCGCAACGCCGCCTTCGAGGACCTGCTGTGGGGATTGGTGAATACGGTGGAGTTTACGACACGATGAAAGCGAGGCTTGAGGCCGTAGGCCTGAGGCTGTAGGGTTGGTTGTTGAATGCCAACGAGCATAGTTGCCTTTTTTCCTAAAGCCTACGGACTAACGCCTAAAGCCTTTCTTCCCACTGCCGAAAAATAATCCTGCACGCCAAACCATCCGGAGCCACCAACAACATGCAAGCACCAATGATCGACGTCGGGATGTCGCGGGCCGGTGTGGTGAGTCGTCGTGGGTTTATGAAGCGGCTTGCCGTTGGCAGCGGGGCTGCGGGAGCTTTGACGCTGGGTTGGCGGGATCTTGTTTCGCTCCAAGCCGACGAACTGCGTAAACGCGGCAAGTCGATGATTCTGTTGTGGATGGACGGCGGGCCGAGCCAATTTGAATCGTTCAATCCCAAAGTCGGCTCAAAGTTCCAAGGGCCGACGACGGCGATCTCGACCACCCTGCCCGGCATCGACTTCGCCGAATACTGGCCTCGCACGGCGCAGTCCTTAGATAAAATCGCACTGATTCGCTCGATGCACAGCAACATCGCCGTGCATGACCGCGCGATTGCGCTGGTGCGGACCGGCTATCCCCCGTCGGTATCGGTCCGCTATCCGACATTCGGTTCGGTGGTCGCGCAGGATCGTTTTGATCCTGATTTGGATCTGCCCAGTTTTGTGCGGATCGGCAAGCCGCGGATCGCCACACGTGATGTCGACGCCGGCGTACTGGGCGCGAAATACGCCTCGTTCAATGTTCCTTCACCCGGCGCATTGCCGGCCAATGTCGAACCGGTGGTCGATGAGGCGACGCTACGGCGGCGACTGAGTTTGGCGGCGCAATTCGACACCGAGTACCATTCCTCGGCGACAGATATGCTGATCCAGGAAAAACGCGACATCTATGCCCGCACCGAAAAATTCGTGCTCAGCCCGCGACTCGGCGTGTTCGATTTAGAAAACGAGCCGGCCAAGATACGCGACGAATATGGGCATACCGAATTCGGTCAAGGCTGCTTGCTCGCTCGCCGACTGGTGGAACAAGGGGTCAGTTTTATCGAAGTCATCAGCACCGGCGGCCGCAACGATGCCGGCTGGGACACGCATAACGACGGCTTCCGCGATAATCCACTGTTGTGCCGCGAAACCGACCAAGCCTACCCCGCCCTGCTCCACGACCTGGAACGCCGAGGCATGTTGGACAATACACTGGTCGTCTGGATGGGGGAATTCGGACGGACCCCGAAAATCAAACCCGACGGCGGTCGCGA
Coding sequences within it:
- a CDS encoding DUF1501 domain-containing protein, which gives rise to MQAPMIDVGMSRAGVVSRRGFMKRLAVGSGAAGALTLGWRDLVSLQADELRKRGKSMILLWMDGGPSQFESFNPKVGSKFQGPTTAISTTLPGIDFAEYWPRTAQSLDKIALIRSMHSNIAVHDRAIALVRTGYPPSVSVRYPTFGSVVAQDRFDPDLDLPSFVRIGKPRIATRDVDAGVLGAKYASFNVPSPGALPANVEPVVDEATLRRRLSLAAQFDTEYHSSATDMLIQEKRDIYARTEKFVLSPRLGVFDLENEPAKIRDEYGHTEFGQGCLLARRLVEQGVSFIEVISTGGRNDAGWDTHNDGFRDNPLLCRETDQAYPALLHDLERRGMLDNTLVVWMGEFGRTPKIKPDGGRDHYSKGWLTAFSGGGVQGGQVIGATDKDGKDVTERPVAVQDLFVTFCHILGLDPHDEYMATNERPIKLVEGGELIGELFA